The Pseudarthrobacter sulfonivorans genome includes a window with the following:
- the cycA gene encoding D-serine/D-alanine/glycine transporter encodes MRSPTKRASHHPQRHSSQHRFEEQHVSTETVTTPGNTPHLERQLSNRHIQLIAIGGAIGTGLFMGSGKTISAAGPSVIFVYMIIGFMLFFVMRAMGELLLSNLHYKSFSDFAADLLGPWAGFFTGWTYWFCWVITGIADVIAIAAYSEELWPGVPLWIPGIATVVILLVLNLATVRAFGETEFWFALIKIIAIAALIIVGLFMIFSGFQSDAGPATFNNLWSHGGMFPNEFMGFVAGFQIAVFAFVGIELVGTTAAEAKDPEKNLPKAINSIPIRVLLFYVGALIILMSVTPWTQFQAGHSPFIAMFSLAGLGAAATIVNLVVLSSAMSSANSGIYSTSRMVYGLAQEGDAPTVFSRLSSRKVPQNALFLSCILLLSGIVLMYAGKDIGKAFDMVTTVSAVCFVFVWSIILASYLKFRSRRPHLHESSKYKMPGGVPMVWVVFAFFAFVLWALTTQPDTLVALLVTPIWFILLGVAWIILRKRPSHLARYAEFQKDLAGEKEVAEEKALADAELADAKASREN; translated from the coding sequence ATGCGGTCCCCAACGAAGCGGGCCTCGCATCATCCCCAACGGCACTCCAGCCAGCATCGATTCGAGGAGCAGCACGTGAGTACTGAAACCGTCACCACCCCGGGCAACACGCCCCACCTTGAACGCCAGCTCAGCAACAGGCACATCCAGCTGATCGCCATTGGCGGCGCCATCGGCACGGGCCTGTTCATGGGCTCAGGCAAAACCATCTCGGCCGCCGGCCCGTCCGTCATTTTCGTTTACATGATCATCGGCTTCATGCTGTTCTTCGTGATGCGGGCCATGGGCGAACTGCTGCTTTCCAACCTGCACTACAAGTCCTTCAGCGACTTCGCCGCTGACCTCCTGGGCCCCTGGGCCGGTTTCTTCACCGGCTGGACCTACTGGTTCTGCTGGGTGATCACAGGCATCGCGGACGTCATTGCCATCGCCGCCTACTCGGAGGAACTCTGGCCAGGAGTGCCCTTGTGGATTCCGGGCATCGCCACCGTGGTGATCCTCCTGGTCCTGAACCTCGCAACGGTGCGGGCATTCGGTGAGACCGAGTTCTGGTTCGCGCTGATCAAGATCATCGCCATTGCGGCCCTGATCATTGTGGGCCTCTTCATGATCTTCAGCGGTTTCCAGTCCGACGCCGGCCCGGCCACCTTCAACAACCTGTGGAGCCACGGCGGGATGTTCCCGAACGAATTCATGGGCTTTGTAGCAGGCTTCCAGATCGCCGTTTTCGCCTTCGTGGGTATTGAACTGGTAGGCACCACCGCCGCCGAGGCCAAGGACCCGGAGAAGAACCTGCCCAAGGCCATCAACTCCATCCCCATCCGCGTTCTGCTCTTCTACGTAGGCGCCCTCATCATCCTGATGTCCGTCACCCCGTGGACCCAGTTCCAGGCCGGCCACAGCCCGTTCATCGCCATGTTCTCCCTGGCCGGCCTCGGCGCCGCGGCCACCATCGTGAACCTGGTGGTGCTCAGCTCGGCCATGTCCTCGGCCAACTCCGGCATCTACTCCACGTCCCGCATGGTGTACGGCCTGGCCCAGGAGGGCGACGCCCCCACCGTGTTCAGCAGGCTGTCCAGCCGCAAGGTCCCGCAGAACGCCCTGTTCCTCTCCTGCATCCTGCTGCTCTCCGGCATCGTCCTGATGTACGCCGGCAAGGACATCGGCAAGGCCTTCGACATGGTCACCACCGTGTCCGCCGTCTGCTTCGTCTTTGTCTGGTCCATCATCCTGGCCAGCTACCTGAAGTTCCGTTCACGCCGTCCGCACCTGCACGAGTCATCCAAGTACAAAATGCCCGGCGGCGTCCCCATGGTCTGGGTGGTCTTCGCGTTCTTCGCCTTCGTCCTGTGGGCACTGACCACGCAGCCGGACACGCTGGTGGCGCTGCTGGTCACCCCCATCTGGTTCATCCTGCTGGGCGTCGCCTGGATCATCCTGCGCAAGCGCCCGTCCCACCTGGCCCGCTACGCGGAGTTCCAGAAGGACCTCGCCGGCGAGAAGGAAGTGGCAGAGGAGAAGGCCCTGGCCGACGCTGAGCTGGCCGACGCGAAAGCTTCGCGGGAGAACTAA
- the purU gene encoding formyltetrahydrofolate deformylase — protein MATEHVLTVNCAESPGIVHAITGYLLDHDCDIIDTKHFGDRQARQFFMRVHFESGKQPLTTEDLRRDFEPLAAEWAMNWQLEPHGRKRRVLVMVSKFGHCLNDLLFRARTGDLPVEIVAVVSNHTDHEELVKWHGIPFFHLPVTQETKPAQEARLLELVDEYNVELVVLARYMQVLSDELSAQLTGRTINIHHSFLPSFKGAKPYHQAYDRGVKTVGATAHYVNAELDEGPIIAQQVIDVDHTYTADDLVRVGRDAECKALSNAVRWHCEGRVMLDGGRTVVLR, from the coding sequence GTGGCAACCGAACATGTTCTGACCGTCAACTGCGCCGAGTCCCCGGGGATCGTCCACGCGATCACCGGGTACCTGCTGGACCACGACTGCGACATCATCGACACCAAGCACTTCGGTGACCGCCAGGCCCGGCAGTTCTTTATGCGGGTGCATTTCGAATCCGGCAAGCAGCCGCTGACCACGGAGGACCTGCGCCGGGACTTCGAGCCGCTGGCCGCTGAGTGGGCCATGAACTGGCAGCTGGAGCCGCACGGCCGCAAGCGCCGGGTCCTGGTGATGGTGTCCAAGTTCGGGCACTGCCTCAACGACCTGCTGTTCCGGGCCCGCACGGGCGATCTGCCGGTGGAAATCGTGGCCGTGGTCTCCAACCACACGGACCACGAGGAACTGGTCAAGTGGCACGGCATCCCGTTCTTCCACCTCCCGGTCACACAGGAGACCAAGCCGGCGCAGGAAGCGCGACTGCTGGAGCTCGTGGACGAATACAACGTGGAGCTGGTGGTCCTGGCCCGCTACATGCAGGTCCTCAGCGACGAGCTGTCAGCCCAGCTGACGGGCCGGACCATCAACATCCACCACTCGTTCCTGCCCAGCTTCAAGGGCGCCAAGCCGTACCACCAGGCCTACGACCGCGGCGTCAAGACCGTGGGCGCCACGGCGCACTACGTCAACGCGGAGCTGGATGAGGGACCGATCATCGCCCAGCAGGTCATCGACGTGGACCACACGTACACGGCCGATGACCTGGTGCGCGTGGGCCGCGACGCTGAGTGCAAGGCGCTGAGCAACGCGGTCCGGTGGCACTGTGAAGGCCGGGTAATGCTCGACGGCGGGCGCACAGTCGTTCTGCGCTGA